One genomic window of Desulfuromonas acetoxidans DSM 684 includes the following:
- a CDS encoding TrkH family potassium uptake protein: MSILFVFHILGALLTCLALTLLLPIPFSYYYHDGSATAFIWAASICLAVGMALMKLFKNKKELSVREGFAVVTFGWLVFALFGALPYLFSGAITSPLDAVFETMSGFTTTGSTILTEIEGLPQSILFWRALTHWLGGMGIIVLSLAILPMLGVGGMQLFQAEVPGPTADRLKPRIQDTAKLLWGVYVILTAIETLLLMGGGMTFYDAVCHAFATLATGGFSTRNASVAAYDSAYIDWVITLFMFLAGVNFSLHYYALKGRIGEYFRNEEFRFYLTITVSVTLLLVFLNQGTVYTSWIDNLRYSAFQTTSILTTTGFGTADFELWPVLAQYLLVFMMFIGGCAGSTGGGMKVARLLLLFKHGTVQLYRLIHPRAIRLVKLGDQPVAPDVMQSILGFFALFMGVFVTASFLMAASGMDLISAAAAVIATLGNIGPGLGSVGPVDNFAAVPEFGKGVLILCMLLGRLELFTVLVLFLPSFWRK, translated from the coding sequence ATGAGCATCCTGTTTGTTTTCCATATTCTCGGTGCCCTGTTGACCTGTCTGGCCCTGACCCTGCTGTTGCCGATCCCGTTTTCCTATTACTATCACGACGGCAGCGCCACCGCGTTTATCTGGGCCGCATCCATCTGTCTGGCGGTTGGCATGGCTCTGATGAAACTGTTTAAAAACAAAAAGGAACTCTCTGTACGCGAAGGCTTTGCCGTGGTCACTTTCGGCTGGCTCGTCTTTGCGCTGTTCGGCGCCCTACCCTACCTGTTTTCCGGGGCGATCACCTCGCCGCTGGATGCGGTCTTTGAAACCATGAGCGGTTTCACCACCACCGGCTCCACCATCCTGACTGAAATTGAAGGGCTACCGCAAAGCATTCTGTTCTGGCGGGCACTGACGCACTGGCTGGGCGGCATGGGAATCATCGTTTTGAGTCTGGCCATCCTGCCGATGCTGGGTGTCGGCGGCATGCAGCTGTTTCAAGCGGAAGTGCCCGGCCCAACAGCAGACCGCCTCAAACCACGGATTCAGGACACCGCCAAACTGCTGTGGGGCGTCTATGTCATCCTGACAGCGATAGAAACCTTGCTGCTGATGGGCGGCGGCATGACCTTTTATGATGCGGTTTGCCACGCTTTCGCCACATTAGCTACGGGCGGCTTCTCAACGCGTAACGCCTCGGTCGCCGCCTACGACAGTGCCTATATTGACTGGGTCATTACCCTGTTTATGTTTCTGGCCGGGGTTAACTTTTCACTGCACTATTACGCCCTCAAAGGGCGTATCGGCGAATATTTTCGAAACGAGGAGTTTCGCTTTTATCTGACCATCACCGTCAGCGTCACTCTGCTGCTGGTGTTCCTCAACCAGGGAACGGTCTACACCTCATGGATCGATAATCTGCGCTACAGCGCCTTCCAAACCACGTCCATCCTGACGACAACCGGTTTCGGCACCGCCGATTTCGAACTGTGGCCGGTACTGGCCCAATACCTGTTGGTGTTCATGATGTTTATCGGTGGCTGCGCCGGGTCAACCGGCGGCGGCATGAAAGTGGCTCGACTGCTGCTGTTGTTTAAACATGGCACCGTGCAGCTCTACCGCCTGATCCACCCCCGCGCCATCCGCCTGGTGAAACTGGGCGACCAACCGGTGGCACCGGATGTCATGCAGTCCATCCTCGGCTTTTTCGCCCTGTTTATGGGTGTTTTTGTCACTGCCTCCTTCCTGATGGCGGCCAGTGGCATGGATCTGATCTCTGCGGCTGCGGCGGTTATCGCCACCCTCGGCAACATCGGCCCCGGCCTCGGCTCCGTCGGCCCGGTAGACAATTTCGCGGCTGTTCCCGAGTTTGGCAAAGGCGTGCTGATTCTCTGTATGTTGCTGGGCCGCTTGGAGCTGTTTACCGTTCTGGTGTTGTTCCTACCATCGTTCTGGCGTAAGTAG
- a CDS encoding RluA family pseudouridine synthase — MNENLTFYIEPGQAAERLDRFLTRQLPELTRSQLKKLVDDGLVRVNDQTVKAGAKLRGGETVCVTLPQAQSVETLPEDLPLTVLYEDSDLIVINKAAGMVVHPAAGHSSGTLVNALLYHCHDLSGVGGELRPGIVHRLDKDTSGVMVATKNDVTHNHLAAQFKDHSIQRRYVALVHGQVQNARGTIDAPIGRHPTHRKKMTSKGRGGRRAVTHWKVLRRYDADRLSLLEMRLETGRTHQIRVHLSEMNLPLVGDPLYGNRTRANGINDLEVRNRVHALHRQALHARLLGFIHPRTGDYLEFTSDLPGDLASIVAFLDDKYGVEQSSLSEAYDPVGIDVDENTEGSMTHEP, encoded by the coding sequence ATGAATGAAAATTTGACGTTTTACATCGAACCGGGCCAGGCTGCGGAACGCTTGGACCGGTTTTTGACGCGCCAGCTTCCTGAGCTGACGCGCTCCCAATTGAAGAAATTGGTTGATGACGGTCTGGTGCGTGTCAATGATCAGACGGTCAAGGCCGGAGCTAAATTGCGTGGTGGAGAAACGGTCTGTGTGACTCTGCCGCAAGCCCAATCTGTCGAAACCCTCCCGGAAGATCTGCCGCTTACTGTCCTCTATGAAGATTCCGATCTGATTGTGATCAATAAAGCGGCCGGTATGGTGGTGCATCCTGCCGCCGGACACAGCTCGGGAACCCTGGTCAATGCCCTGTTGTATCATTGCCACGACCTCAGTGGTGTCGGGGGGGAACTGCGGCCGGGAATTGTCCACCGTCTTGACAAGGACACATCCGGTGTCATGGTGGCAACGAAAAATGATGTCACCCACAATCATCTCGCAGCCCAGTTCAAAGATCATTCGATTCAGCGTCGCTATGTGGCTCTGGTTCACGGTCAGGTTCAAAATGCTCGTGGCACCATTGATGCTCCCATTGGCCGTCATCCCACCCACCGTAAAAAAATGACCTCAAAGGGGCGCGGTGGTCGACGGGCAGTGACCCATTGGAAAGTGCTGCGGCGTTACGATGCCGATCGGCTCAGCTTGCTGGAGATGCGTCTTGAAACAGGACGAACCCACCAGATCAGGGTTCATCTTTCGGAGATGAATTTGCCTCTGGTCGGTGATCCGCTCTATGGTAACCGGACGCGGGCCAATGGCATCAACGATCTGGAAGTGCGCAATCGAGTCCATGCTCTGCATCGACAGGCTCTGCATGCCCGCTTACTCGGGTTCATTCACCCGCGAACCGGTGACTATCTCGAGTTCACCAGTGATCTTCCTGGAGACTTGGCATCAATTGTGGCTTTTCTCGACGACAAATATGGTGTAGAACAGTCGTCCCTGTCCGAGGCCTATGATCCGGTCGGGATTGATGTCGATGAGAACACAGAAGGGAGCATGACCCATGAACCTTGA
- the trkA gene encoding Trk system potassium transporter TrkA: protein MKILIVGAGQVGYFLCERLAMEGHEVTLIDRDEVHLRQAQDRLNVMGLSGNGASAEILEQADIKHTDIFIAVTDLDEVNILACLLAREYEVQTRIARVKSIEYRSHGAILSKEKLGIDLLINPADEVADEIVKITRRSGAFDVAEFVEGKIQFLGYRIVDESPLCGMSLRELGELRGMYRFVVTAISRADKTIIPRGEDLIQSGDSIFLFAHQNDLPAIQYMLQPGEKKKRKMPRVFILGGSNIGIRIASQLEKLHYDVRLIDANEQRCVKVSAKLKKTMVIQAEGTDIHALEEEGIASADTFIAVTGKDETNILCSLLCKQHGVKRTLALINKPELLSLAPTLGIDACVSPRLSAAGAILKYVRRGGVISLATIEGSNSEVLEFEVNADSTFVNTPLKDLNFPAGAIIGAIVQDDRYEIATGDSTLAIGDRVVVFALPEALPKVEKFFE from the coding sequence ATGAAGATACTTATTGTCGGAGCAGGACAGGTTGGCTACTTCCTCTGTGAGCGTCTGGCCATGGAGGGACACGAAGTCACCTTGATTGATCGGGATGAAGTGCATCTGCGTCAAGCCCAGGACCGCCTTAATGTCATGGGCCTCAGCGGCAACGGAGCCAGTGCTGAAATCCTTGAACAGGCCGACATCAAACACACTGACATCTTTATCGCCGTTACCGACCTTGACGAGGTCAACATTCTCGCCTGTCTTCTCGCCCGCGAATATGAGGTTCAGACCCGCATTGCCCGAGTCAAAAGCATCGAGTACCGCAGTCACGGCGCCATTTTATCCAAAGAGAAACTCGGCATTGATCTGTTGATCAACCCTGCCGACGAGGTTGCCGACGAGATTGTCAAAATCACCCGGCGCAGTGGCGCATTTGATGTGGCGGAATTCGTCGAGGGGAAAATTCAATTTCTCGGCTACCGCATCGTTGATGAAAGCCCGCTGTGCGGCATGAGCTTGCGCGAACTCGGCGAACTGCGCGGCATGTATCGGTTTGTCGTTACGGCGATCAGCAGAGCGGACAAAACCATCATCCCTCGCGGAGAAGACCTCATCCAGTCCGGCGACAGTATTTTCCTGTTCGCCCACCAGAACGATTTGCCTGCCATTCAATATATGCTGCAACCCGGTGAAAAGAAAAAGCGCAAAATGCCACGCGTTTTTATCCTCGGCGGCAGCAACATCGGCATCCGCATCGCTTCACAACTGGAGAAACTCCATTACGATGTGCGCTTAATCGACGCCAACGAGCAACGCTGTGTCAAAGTCTCGGCCAAACTGAAAAAAACCATGGTCATCCAGGCTGAGGGTACGGATATCCACGCCCTGGAAGAGGAGGGCATTGCCAGCGCCGATACCTTTATTGCCGTCACCGGCAAGGATGAAACCAACATCCTCTGTTCATTACTGTGCAAACAGCACGGCGTCAAACGCACTCTGGCCCTGATCAACAAGCCGGAACTACTCAGCCTGGCTCCGACCCTGGGCATTGACGCCTGCGTGTCACCGCGTCTGTCAGCCGCCGGTGCCATTCTCAAATATGTGCGCCGCGGCGGGGTTATCTCCCTGGCCACCATTGAGGGCAGCAACTCCGAAGTCCTCGAATTTGAGGTGAATGCCGACAGCACGTTCGTCAACACCCCTCTCAAAGATCTTAATTTTCCGGCCGGAGCGATTATCGGCGCCATCGTTCAAGATGACCGCTATGAAATTGCCACCGGCGATTCAACCCTGGCCATCGGCGACCGGGTGGTGGTGTTTGCCTTACCGGAAGCCCTGCCCAAAGTGGAAAAGTTTTTTGAATAA
- a CDS encoding HNH endonuclease produces MTFYMDVPEEQLRKERAKARELRKTSWWKNRIAEGRCYYCGEHFPPKELTLDHVVPLVRGGKTTKGNCVAACKACNSKKKDLLPSEWEEYLQTLSHKDHE; encoded by the coding sequence ATGACATTTTATATGGATGTTCCAGAAGAGCAGTTGCGTAAAGAGCGCGCCAAGGCACGTGAATTGCGTAAAACCAGCTGGTGGAAAAACCGGATTGCCGAAGGTCGCTGCTATTATTGTGGGGAACATTTTCCCCCCAAAGAGCTGACCCTCGACCACGTTGTGCCGCTGGTGCGTGGTGGCAAGACAACCAAGGGCAATTGTGTCGCAGCCTGCAAAGCGTGTAACTCAAAAAAGAAAGATCTGCTGCCCAGCGAATGGGAAGAATACCTGCAGACCTTGAGCCACAAAGACCATGAATAA
- a CDS encoding HAD family hydrolase, with the protein MTAKTIPQEITTVLFDLDGTLINVDMHKFVPAYLEHLASCIDPQMPPRPFIDQMIRRTIELLDSDDGRQTNEQFYWQVIEQDLGIPAQQFRDGLDHFFRYNMELLSPLVQPLPLAAKLIQRCREKGLELVLATNPVFPRALVEARLNWGGMKTEDFSLITSFENSRYCKPNPHYFEDILAQLTCSAEQCLMVGNDTEHDLSASHLGMTTFLVDTWLIDRSPQFVADFRGSHLDLFRFLGQLPALS; encoded by the coding sequence ATGACGGCAAAGACAATACCTCAGGAAATCACTACAGTGCTGTTCGATCTCGACGGTACGCTGATCAATGTTGATATGCACAAGTTTGTTCCCGCTTATCTGGAACATCTGGCGAGCTGCATTGATCCGCAGATGCCGCCACGCCCGTTTATCGACCAGATGATTCGTCGCACCATTGAATTGCTGGACAGCGATGACGGACGCCAGACCAATGAACAGTTTTATTGGCAGGTGATTGAACAGGACTTGGGGATTCCCGCCCAGCAGTTCCGCGATGGTTTGGACCATTTTTTTCGCTACAACATGGAATTGCTCAGTCCGCTGGTGCAACCGTTGCCTCTGGCCGCCAAGCTGATTCAGCGTTGCAGGGAGAAGGGTTTGGAGCTTGTGCTGGCCACAAATCCGGTGTTTCCTCGAGCTTTGGTGGAAGCTCGCTTGAACTGGGGCGGAATGAAAACAGAGGATTTCAGCTTGATCACCAGCTTTGAAAACAGTCGTTACTGCAAGCCCAATCCCCACTATTTTGAAGATATTCTCGCGCAACTGACATGCTCGGCCGAGCAGTGTCTGATGGTTGGCAACGATACGGAACACGATCTGTCGGCCAGCCATCTGGGGATGACTACCTTTTTGGTCGATACCTGGCTGATTGATCGTAGTCCACAATTTGTTGCCGATTTTCGCGGTAGTCACCTGGATCTGTTCCGCTTTCTCGGACAGCTTCCGGCCCTCTCCTGA
- the pgeF gene encoding peptidoglycan editing factor PgeF produces MNLEKYGKISCLQADWCDGKTLFAGVTTRNGGVSRPPYNSLNLGSNTEDAAYNVEGNRSTFLHAFELPLHHLLLVNQVHGSDIVVVDKKNYDVSHFQDVEADAIITNQPGLMLGVTVADCYPLIVFDPKQRVAAVIHVGWRGAANGLIGKVLDAMREEFNSIAEELLVAVGPGISAEHYEVGKEVREGFRNGTGHWGEIATEVDLGKWQVDLLKSCLLQLDQVGIKKKNIDCADACTWNQRELFFSYRRDGGKTGRQMGFVLFRDE; encoded by the coding sequence ATGAACCTTGAAAAATATGGAAAAATCAGCTGTCTGCAGGCAGATTGGTGTGACGGAAAGACCCTGTTTGCCGGTGTAACCACACGTAACGGTGGTGTCAGCCGTCCGCCCTATAACTCTCTTAATTTAGGGAGCAACACCGAGGATGCCGCCTATAATGTTGAGGGCAACCGTTCTACATTTCTGCACGCCTTTGAGTTGCCGCTGCATCATCTTTTGCTGGTGAATCAGGTCCATGGTAGTGACATTGTTGTTGTGGATAAAAAGAATTACGATGTCAGCCATTTTCAGGATGTCGAAGCCGATGCCATTATTACCAACCAGCCTGGTTTGATGCTGGGTGTCACTGTCGCTGACTGTTATCCGCTGATTGTTTTTGATCCCAAACAACGTGTTGCCGCTGTGATCCATGTAGGCTGGCGCGGCGCGGCCAATGGTCTGATCGGCAAAGTCCTTGACGCCATGCGCGAAGAGTTCAACAGCATCGCAGAAGAGCTGCTGGTAGCGGTCGGCCCCGGTATCAGCGCCGAGCATTACGAGGTTGGTAAGGAAGTGCGTGAAGGGTTCCGCAACGGCACCGGTCACTGGGGTGAGATTGCCACGGAAGTTGACTTGGGAAAATGGCAGGTGGATCTGCTGAAAAGCTGTCTGCTGCAGTTGGACCAGGTTGGGATTAAAAAGAAAAATATCGATTGTGCGGATGCCTGTACCTGGAATCAGCGTGAACTGTTTTTCTCGTATCGTCGTGATGGTGGTAAAACCGGACGCCAGATGGGGTTTGTGCTGTTTCGAGACGAATAG
- a CDS encoding VIT1/CCC1 transporter family protein: protein MNEKTRNYLISLQKNEITEYHIYTKLAKSIRSKDNAAILQRVGDEERRHYEIWKNHTKTDVAPDRVKVWLYYLISLIFGFTFGMKLMERGEVGAQTNYKLLSEEFPEAAQIAAEEKEHEMELLALLDEERLHYTGSIVLGLNDALVELTGVLAGLTLALQNTRLIALAGLITGIAASLSMACSEYLSMKNSNGEEKHPVKGAAYTGIAYVSTVFLLILPFLVFEHYFVCLFFSLVAAVAIIAGFNYYISVAEDLTFKDRFREMAVLSLGVAGLSFLIGYVVRVFLGVDI from the coding sequence ATGAACGAAAAAACACGCAACTATCTTATTTCTCTACAGAAAAACGAAATAACCGAATATCACATCTACACTAAATTGGCCAAATCGATCCGCAGTAAAGACAATGCAGCCATCCTGCAGCGGGTTGGTGACGAGGAACGCCGTCACTATGAGATCTGGAAAAACCACACCAAAACCGACGTGGCACCCGATCGCGTTAAAGTCTGGCTGTATTATCTGATCAGTCTGATTTTCGGCTTCACCTTCGGCATGAAGTTGATGGAACGGGGCGAAGTGGGCGCCCAAACTAACTACAAATTGCTCAGTGAAGAATTTCCCGAGGCCGCCCAAATTGCTGCCGAGGAAAAAGAGCATGAGATGGAATTGCTCGCTCTTCTCGACGAGGAGCGGCTGCACTACACCGGTTCCATCGTTCTCGGACTCAACGATGCCCTGGTCGAACTTACCGGTGTGCTGGCCGGTCTGACTCTGGCCTTGCAAAACACCCGGCTCATCGCTCTGGCCGGACTGATCACCGGCATTGCCGCGTCACTGTCCATGGCCTGTTCTGAATATCTGTCGATGAAAAACAGTAACGGTGAAGAGAAACACCCGGTCAAAGGCGCTGCCTACACCGGCATTGCCTATGTCTCAACGGTGTTCCTGCTGATTCTGCCATTTCTGGTGTTTGAACACTATTTTGTCTGCCTGTTCTTCAGCCTGGTCGCAGCCGTCGCCATTATTGCCGGCTTCAACTATTATATTTCCGTTGCTGAAGACCTGACATTCAAAGACCGCTTTCGCGAGATGGCCGTGCTCAGCCTTGGTGTTGCCGGACTGAGCTTCCTTATCGGCTATGTGGTGCGCGTTTTTCTCGGTGTTGACATCTAG
- a CDS encoding elongation factor P, whose amino-acid sequence MILASDLKRGMVPLLDDAPCTILDVSFQSPTARGGNTLVKTKYRNLLTGQVLNKTFKSGDKLDEADFARRKGQYLYAAGDDSGVFMDMESYEQFEITGEMFAEIKGYLTDGLEVTLGVFNEMVVLVELPMTVELTVEETAPSIKNATATAQTKEAILETGMAIQVPGYLESGERIKVDTRENRFISRC is encoded by the coding sequence ATGATCCTCGCTTCCGATCTTAAACGCGGCATGGTGCCTCTGCTTGATGATGCCCCGTGTACTATTCTCGACGTCAGTTTTCAATCGCCCACAGCACGTGGCGGTAACACTCTGGTCAAAACCAAATACCGCAACCTGCTGACCGGACAAGTGCTGAATAAAACCTTCAAATCCGGTGACAAGCTCGACGAAGCCGACTTTGCCCGCCGTAAAGGGCAATATCTGTATGCCGCCGGTGACGACAGTGGCGTGTTTATGGATATGGAGAGTTATGAGCAATTTGAGATCACCGGTGAGATGTTCGCCGAGATCAAAGGTTATCTGACCGACGGCCTTGAAGTGACACTCGGTGTCTTCAATGAGATGGTGGTTCTGGTGGAGTTGCCGATGACCGTCGAGTTAACGGTAGAGGAAACCGCACCTTCGATCAAAAACGCCACAGCCACAGCCCAGACCAAGGAAGCGATCCTCGAAACCGGCATGGCCATTCAGGTGCCGGGCTATCTGGAAAGTGGTGAGCGGATCAAAGTGGATACACGGGAGAATCGCTTTATCTCCCGCTGTTAA
- a CDS encoding TIGR01212 family radical SAM protein (This family includes YhcC from E. coli K-12, an uncharacterized radical SAM protein.) codes for MSKAYRVYSQYLKQRFGGRVHKISIDAGFSCPNRGTDRQSPGCLFCEPNGSGSFGIARRLSVAEQVEHGKEIMVRKYKAKHFMAYFQPFSNTYAPVEVLRALYDEALSVKDVVGLAVGTRPDCLGDDVLDLLQEYHQRTYFWLELGVQSCHDKTLNFLRRGHDYGCFVDAYNRAKQRGLRVCVHVILGLPGESHKEMMATADEMARLKVDGIKVHLLHVLKDTALGDLYEQGAFTLFDQTSYVQTVVDFIERLHPDTMIQRLTGDGPRDILLAPRWSLKKWEVLNAVDEEFERRGSRQGAACRFL; via the coding sequence ATGTCCAAAGCCTATCGCGTTTATTCCCAATACCTCAAGCAGCGTTTCGGTGGCCGGGTGCATAAGATCTCCATCGACGCTGGTTTCTCCTGTCCCAATCGCGGCACGGATCGTCAGTCTCCGGGCTGTTTGTTCTGTGAGCCCAATGGTTCCGGGTCGTTTGGTATTGCCCGCCGTCTCAGTGTTGCCGAACAGGTGGAGCATGGTAAAGAGATCATGGTGCGTAAGTACAAGGCCAAGCATTTTATGGCTTACTTTCAACCGTTTTCCAATACCTATGCTCCGGTTGAGGTGTTGCGAGCTCTTTATGACGAAGCCTTGTCGGTAAAGGATGTTGTTGGGCTGGCTGTTGGCACTCGGCCTGATTGTCTGGGCGATGATGTTCTCGACCTGTTGCAGGAGTATCACCAGCGCACCTATTTCTGGTTAGAACTCGGAGTACAGAGTTGCCACGACAAGACGTTAAATTTTTTGCGGCGTGGTCACGATTACGGCTGTTTTGTCGATGCCTATAACCGCGCTAAGCAGCGTGGTTTGCGGGTGTGTGTGCATGTTATCCTCGGCTTGCCAGGGGAGTCGCATAAAGAGATGATGGCTACCGCCGATGAGATGGCACGCCTTAAGGTGGACGGCATAAAAGTCCATCTGCTGCATGTTCTCAAGGATACGGCGTTAGGTGATCTTTACGAACAGGGGGCTTTTACCCTGTTTGACCAGACCAGCTATGTGCAGACCGTGGTTGACTTTATTGAGCGGTTGCATCCGGACACCATGATTCAACGGCTGACCGGTGATGGTCCACGCGATATTTTACTCGCACCACGCTGGTCGCTGAAAAAATGGGAAGTACTTAATGCCGTCGACGAAGAGTTCGAACGACGTGGTAGTCGTCAGGGCGCGGCGTGTCGTTTTCTGTAG
- the elbB gene encoding isoprenoid biosynthesis glyoxalase ElbB, whose protein sequence is MAKVGVVLAGCGVYDGSEIHESVITLLALDRADAEIVCMAPNAEQLHVVNHLTGEVAEGESRNILVESARIARGNIKDIATVSAADLDALVIPGGFGAAKNLCDFAVNGPDCQVNPEVSRLVMEVVDAKKPLAAICISPAVIARILGQAGKSPQVTIGNDSGTAEAINAMGAQHVNKAVEEFVVDENLNILTTPAYMLAGSIKEAADGIEATITALMARL, encoded by the coding sequence ATGGCAAAAGTTGGTGTTGTATTAGCGGGCTGCGGCGTCTACGACGGCAGCGAAATTCATGAATCCGTGATCACCCTGCTGGCCCTCGATCGGGCCGATGCAGAGATCGTCTGCATGGCGCCCAACGCCGAGCAACTGCATGTGGTCAACCATCTGACCGGTGAGGTTGCCGAAGGGGAAAGCCGTAACATTCTCGTCGAATCGGCCCGCATTGCTCGTGGCAACATCAAAGATATCGCCACAGTGTCCGCAGCAGACCTTGACGCTCTGGTGATCCCCGGCGGTTTTGGCGCCGCCAAAAACCTGTGTGACTTTGCCGTCAACGGCCCTGACTGCCAAGTAAACCCTGAGGTCAGTCGTCTGGTTATGGAAGTGGTTGATGCCAAAAAACCACTGGCTGCCATCTGCATCTCCCCTGCCGTCATCGCCCGCATTCTCGGCCAGGCCGGCAAATCCCCGCAAGTCACCATCGGTAACGATAGCGGCACCGCTGAGGCGATCAATGCCATGGGAGCCCAGCATGTTAATAAAGCGGTGGAAGAGTTTGTTGTGGATGAAAATCTCAACATCCTGACCACTCCGGCATACATGCTGGCAGGCTCCATCAAGGAAGCCGCCGACGGCATTGAAGCCACCATCACAGCATTGATGGCGCGTCTCTAA
- a CDS encoding MaoC family dehydratase, giving the protein MDATRAIGQLIDFMTPKFGTLIHTGPWLTIDQQRIDAFADVTGDEQWIHTDPQRAKEQSPYGTTIAHGYLTLSLLPFLTQSNHPDYFSDNYPGMRLRVNYGLNKVRFPSPVKVDSALRAHTTLASARALDDCVEVIYSITVEIQGEEKPACVAEFVARLYP; this is encoded by the coding sequence ATGGACGCGACTCGGGCTATTGGCCAATTGATCGACTTTATGACGCCGAAATTCGGCACTCTCATCCACACGGGTCCCTGGTTGACCATCGATCAACAGCGCATTGATGCTTTTGCCGACGTCACCGGCGATGAACAGTGGATTCACACCGATCCGCAACGCGCCAAAGAGCAATCCCCCTATGGCACAACCATCGCTCATGGCTATCTGACCCTTTCGCTGCTGCCCTTTTTGACCCAGAGCAACCATCCGGATTATTTTTCTGACAACTATCCGGGAATGCGGTTGCGGGTCAACTACGGACTGAACAAGGTCAGGTTTCCGTCTCCGGTAAAAGTGGATTCGGCGCTGCGCGCCCATACCACGCTGGCTTCAGCCCGCGCCTTGGATGACTGTGTCGAAGTTATTTATTCAATAACAGTTGAGATTCAGGGGGAAGAAAAGCCCGCCTGTGTCGCTGAATTTGTTGCCCGGCTTTATCCCTGA
- a CDS encoding helix-turn-helix domain-containing protein, protein MMENIREEVKELQIGMKVRNLRQERRMTLQDLANMTRLSKPLLSQIENNQVIPPLSTLLRIAKAFEVSLNCFFEDERDNTQCVVVRAGEQHIRQLRAAQTHGSQSYTYNSRAFGKTRHNMEPFDVEFFAREWSDDLLVRHEGEEFLYVLEGQLEFRHGDQTVLLNPGDSVYYDSTEPHGYIARSETQPRAIAVLYSKN, encoded by the coding sequence ATGATGGAAAATATTCGCGAAGAGGTCAAAGAGTTGCAAATCGGCATGAAAGTGCGCAACCTGCGCCAGGAACGACGCATGACGCTGCAGGATCTGGCCAACATGACCCGGCTCTCCAAGCCGTTACTGTCACAGATTGAAAACAATCAGGTCATTCCACCGCTGTCGACGCTATTGCGCATTGCCAAAGCCTTTGAGGTCAGCCTCAACTGTTTTTTTGAAGACGAGCGGGACAATACCCAGTGTGTTGTCGTGCGCGCCGGTGAGCAGCACATTCGCCAACTGCGTGCCGCCCAGACCCACGGCAGCCAATCGTACACCTACAACTCCCGAGCATTCGGAAAAACCCGTCATAACATGGAACCGTTTGATGTGGAATTTTTTGCCCGTGAATGGAGTGATGACCTTCTGGTGCGCCATGAGGGGGAGGAGTTTCTTTACGTTCTTGAAGGGCAACTTGAATTCCGCCATGGGGACCAGACTGTCCTCCTCAATCCCGGTGATTCGGTGTACTACGACTCCACAGAACCACACGGCTACATTGCCCGCAGCGAAACCCAGCCGCGCGCGATTGCTGTGCTATACTCAAAAAACTAA
- a CDS encoding cytochrome c3 family protein: MKNLLFAVLAVVFACVPVFLAQQDGTTAPIVKVEVLPEGVYKYEGATKGVITFDHNMHKEMMDNDCSSCHEGEPAKIDVSSMSAGHGLCGGCHEQVEDMASCTFCHSK; the protein is encoded by the coding sequence ATGAAGAATTTGTTGTTTGCGGTACTCGCTGTAGTATTTGCATGTGTGCCGGTTTTCCTGGCTCAGCAGGACGGAACCACGGCACCGATTGTAAAAGTCGAGGTACTGCCGGAAGGGGTTTACAAGTACGAAGGTGCCACTAAAGGCGTTATCACGTTTGATCACAACATGCATAAGGAAATGATGGACAACGACTGTAGCAGTTGCCACGAAGGTGAGCCTGCGAAGATCGATGTTTCCAGCATGTCTGCCGGTCACGGGCTGTGTGGCGGGTGTCACGAGCAGGTTGAGGATATGGCTTCCTGTACGTTCTGTCACAGCAAGTAA